Proteins encoded within one genomic window of Bacillus sp. F19:
- a CDS encoding opine metallophore biosynthesis dehydrogenase, which translates to MSDFKRVLILGTGPTSIQLAVNLKKQLDCYVGIAGRESVRSNTFFSALRQSDHLIRVSIQNEKHRAMKGECFIDQVFNGYETIQGEWDTIILSVTTDAYIEVIKQINDKLLKKVRCIVLISPTFGSNNLIKNYMNQHNSNAEIISFSTYYGDTRWMHDKPSNHVLTTAVKKKIYIGSTHHPSKNIDRLYKVYEQIGIALEVMDSPLEAETRNISLYVHPPLFMNNFSLSAIFGDLNIKKYVYKIYPEGPITQFLIRDMLAQWKEIMNVLEKINIKSINLLKFMTDDNYPIRLESLSRHDIESFNHFETIHQEYLLYIRYTSLLMDPFSEPDKDGRYFDFSAVPIRKMFVNREGYLDIPRMPKEDYYRIKIIQGIAKYLDSDCPTIDKFIKTYESKIEEVAQFHKNELLSNAFVVQSFDEDLNMICSEIGRSIGATKSEEHLS; encoded by the coding sequence ATGAGTGATTTTAAGCGAGTCTTAATTTTAGGAACTGGTCCTACATCAATTCAACTTGCTGTAAATTTAAAAAAACAATTGGATTGTTACGTAGGGATTGCTGGAAGAGAATCTGTTCGCTCAAATACATTTTTTTCGGCGCTTAGGCAGAGTGATCATCTGATTCGTGTAAGTATTCAAAACGAAAAGCATCGTGCTATGAAAGGTGAATGCTTCATTGACCAAGTTTTTAATGGGTATGAAACAATACAGGGGGAATGGGATACCATTATTCTATCTGTAACAACAGATGCCTATATAGAAGTAATAAAACAAATCAATGATAAGCTCTTAAAAAAAGTAAGGTGTATTGTTTTAATTTCTCCAACTTTCGGTTCAAATAACTTAATCAAGAATTATATGAACCAGCATAATTCAAATGCGGAAATTATTAGTTTTTCTACATATTATGGTGATACTCGATGGATGCACGATAAACCGTCTAATCATGTTTTAACAACAGCGGTCAAGAAAAAAATATACATAGGCTCGACGCACCATCCATCTAAAAATATTGACAGACTATATAAGGTATATGAGCAAATAGGTATTGCACTAGAAGTCATGGATTCTCCACTTGAGGCGGAAACAAGAAATATTTCTTTATATGTCCACCCACCGTTGTTTATGAATAACTTTTCATTAAGTGCAATATTTGGAGATTTAAATATCAAAAAATATGTGTATAAAATTTATCCTGAAGGGCCTATTACGCAATTTTTAATTCGTGATATGTTGGCCCAATGGAAAGAAATAATGAATGTTTTAGAGAAAATAAATATAAAAAGTATAAATTTACTTAAATTTATGACAGACGATAATTATCCGATAAGGTTGGAAAGTTTATCCCGACATGATATAGAAAGTTTTAATCATTTTGAGACTATTCATCAAGAGTACTTGTTGTATATACGTTATACCTCACTGTTAATGGATCCTTTTTCAGAACCAGATAAGGATGGAAGATATTTTGATTTTTCTGCTGTTCCAATTAGAAAGATGTTTGTCAATAGAGAAGGGTATTTGGATATTCCAAGGATGCCTAAGGAAGATTATTACCGTATAAAAATAATACAAGGAATCGCAAAATATTTAGACTCAGATTGTCCAACAATAGATAAATTCATTAAAACATATGAGAGTAAAATTGAAGAAGTTGCTCAATTTCATAAAAACGAATTGTTGTCTAATGCATTTGTCGTTCAAAGTTTTGATGAAGATTTGAATATGATATGCAGTGAAATAGGAAGAAGTATAGGAGCAACGAAATCGGAGGAACACTTGTCTTAA
- a CDS encoding methyltransferase domain-containing protein — translation MIALKTFHEYLNGFLEKFDDLARRYDYTINNCSELETLIDDYSKFITSESNKKTWEQLELQESSDFNQLLSDLRKKSALCVAIMEKYRALKLLNGNDEMSDYFKNIESCIEKEFGSFQVNSESKVLLIGSGSFPMTPLLIAKQTGAEVVGIDIDDEAIKLGLNVVERLSSGSNIRLEKSLVEDLDFTKEATHIIFSSTVEIKYEILDQLHTLSNENVVVAMRYGDRLKSLFNYPMKKVNEQKWKMVENILRPDHVFDIALYKKV, via the coding sequence ATGATTGCGTTAAAAACTTTTCATGAATATTTAAATGGTTTTTTAGAAAAATTCGATGATTTAGCAAGAAGATATGATTATACAATCAATAATTGTTCAGAATTAGAGACTTTAATAGATGACTATTCAAAGTTCATAACAAGCGAGAGCAACAAAAAAACTTGGGAACAACTAGAACTACAAGAATCTAGTGATTTTAATCAGCTTTTGTCGGATTTGAGGAAAAAATCGGCACTTTGTGTTGCTATTATGGAAAAATATCGTGCATTGAAGTTATTGAACGGAAATGATGAGATGTCCGATTATTTTAAAAATATAGAGTCATGTATTGAAAAAGAATTTGGTAGTTTTCAAGTTAATTCTGAATCAAAAGTATTATTAATAGGATCGGGTTCATTTCCGATGACACCGTTGTTAATAGCTAAGCAAACTGGAGCAGAGGTTGTTGGCATAGATATTGATGATGAGGCCATTAAGCTTGGATTAAACGTTGTAGAGAGATTAAGCAGTGGATCAAATATTAGACTAGAAAAATCATTAGTAGAAGATCTTGATTTCACGAAAGAAGCGACCCATATTATTTTTAGTTCAACCGTTGAAATAAAGTATGAAATACTAGATCAGTTACATACATTGTCGAATGAAAATGTAGTTGTGGCCATGAGATATGGTGATCGGTTGAAATCATTATTTAATTATCCAATGAAAAAGGTTAATGAACAAAAATGGAAGATGGTTGAAAATATATTACGCCCAGATCATGTGTTTGATATTGCGTTGTATAAAAAAGTATAG
- a CDS encoding diaminopimelate epimerase: MKQEIDFIKFNPTQNMTILIKTNYPVEKYKHIASKIMSYDNVYAEQVGFIEKPVNNKAAAHLQMAGSEFCGNACMALAAFIASEKGLKQNDLTEILLEASGTDQLIMCQVKRNLEEYYCQVAMPIPKKIEQRTIKYEGSDLNMIIVRYHDFIHIVIEVDEFSKTVREKAQSLAKLLGVTLGANLIGILLYKSKSDELAPLIYVPHLDSMIWERGCGSGTASLGAYLAWKNKGGIVAKIRQPGGTINVVAKCQEEELTSLKIEGYVGIVAQGKAFIDV; the protein is encoded by the coding sequence ATGAAACAGGAAATAGATTTTATAAAATTTAATCCCACACAAAATATGACAATTCTTATAAAAACTAATTATCCAGTTGAGAAGTATAAGCACATTGCTTCAAAAATTATGTCATATGACAATGTGTATGCTGAACAAGTAGGTTTTATAGAAAAGCCGGTAAACAATAAAGCTGCTGCACATCTACAGATGGCTGGTAGTGAGTTTTGTGGTAATGCTTGCATGGCATTGGCAGCTTTTATTGCATCTGAAAAAGGACTAAAGCAAAATGATTTGACAGAAATATTATTAGAAGCTTCAGGTACAGATCAATTAATTATGTGTCAAGTGAAAAGAAATTTAGAAGAATATTACTGTCAAGTTGCTATGCCTATTCCTAAAAAGATAGAGCAGCGAACAATAAAGTATGAAGGCAGCGACTTGAATATGATTATAGTGAGATATCATGACTTCATACATATTGTGATAGAAGTGGATGAATTTAGTAAGACAGTGAGGGAAAAAGCGCAATCATTAGCAAAGTTGCTTGGAGTAACCTTAGGTGCTAACTTAATTGGCATTTTATTGTATAAATCGAAATCTGATGAATTAGCTCCCCTCATTTACGTCCCACACCTAGACAGTATGATATGGGAAAGGGGGTGTGGTTCAGGTACAGCCTCCTTAGGAGCCTATCTAGCTTGGAAGAATAAAGGGGGAATTGTTGCAAAGATAAGGCAACCTGGTGGCACTATTAATGTAGTTGCTAAATGTCAGGAAGAAGAATTAACAAGTCTAAAGATTGAAGGATACGTTGGCATAGTGGCACAAGGCAAAGCTTTTATAGATGTATAA
- a CDS encoding recombinase family protein, with translation MKVGYARVSTGVQNLDLQLDALKIHGCEEILKDKISGAKEKRIGLEEALRFVRPGDTLVVWRLDRLGRNMQHLIKIVNDLNSRGIGFHSLQENITMDKSSATGQLMFHLFAAFAEFERNLIQERSAAGRIAARARGRLGGRPEKLSKKDIEMLKTLVANGTPIKDIAQMLGISRTTIYRYLKR, from the coding sequence ATGAAAGTGGGCTATGCACGTGTTTCCACAGGTGTTCAGAATTTAGATTTACAACTTGACGCACTAAAGATACATGGCTGTGAAGAAATCCTGAAGGATAAAATCAGTGGAGCTAAAGAAAAAAGAATAGGACTAGAAGAAGCTCTACGTTTTGTTCGTCCGGGTGACACTTTGGTTGTTTGGCGACTTGATCGCTTAGGAAGAAACATGCAGCATTTAATTAAAATCGTAAATGACCTAAATAGTCGGGGGATTGGTTTTCATAGCTTGCAAGAAAATATTACGATGGACAAATCAAGTGCAACTGGACAATTAATGTTCCACCTGTTTGCTGCATTTGCTGAATTTGAACGGAATTTAATACAAGAACGTTCGGCAGCAGGTAGAATAGCAGCTCGAGCTAGAGGTCGACTGGGAGGTAGGCCAGAAAAATTAAGTAAGAAGGATATCGAAATGTTAAAAACCCTTGTTGCAAATGGAACTCCTATTAAAGATATTGCGCAAATGTTGGGAATTTCTCGGACAACTATTTATCGATATTTAAAAAGGTAA
- a CDS encoding DUF4158 domain-containing protein, giving the protein MSLRGRELLTPEQRLELVRIPENISEQELGRNFTLSDFDLELIKNRRRDYNRLGFAIQLCVLRFPGWSLNDVEPIPRKVLQHVARQLNVDPDSFDLYSSREATRYEHLEEIRKVYGFRNFSSSKYRAISRLLLKHAMQNGNTMYLVQTLIEELRKQKVILPGMTTMERLVWETKARAEEKVFNVLARSLTEDNIARLNEVINNDGNGSKTKLSWLKEIPGQSSPDAFLKVIERLEFIRSMQLTYNVESIHPNKLLQMARLGARYNSQALQRFKENKRYAILVAYLSTLSQNLIDQAIEIHDRQMMILQSKGRKAQEEIQKVMESL; this is encoded by the coding sequence ATGTCGTTACGAGGAAGAGAATTACTAACACCTGAACAAAGATTAGAGTTAGTTCGTATTCCAGAGAATATTAGCGAACAAGAATTAGGTAGAAACTTCACCCTATCCGATTTTGATCTAGAGCTTATTAAGAATAGAAGAAGGGATTATAATCGCTTAGGTTTTGCAATTCAGTTATGTGTCCTGCGCTTTCCTGGATGGTCCTTAAACGATGTTGAACCAATTCCTAGAAAAGTCCTTCAACATGTTGCAAGGCAACTTAATGTAGACCCTGACTCCTTTGACTTATATTCATCAAGAGAAGCGACTAGGTATGAACATTTAGAAGAAATTAGGAAGGTTTATGGCTTTAGAAATTTCTCATCCAGTAAATATCGAGCAATTTCACGGTTGTTACTAAAACATGCAATGCAGAATGGGAATACAATGTACTTAGTACAAACTCTTATAGAAGAACTTAGGAAACAGAAAGTTATCCTACCAGGAATGACTACTATGGAAAGACTGGTTTGGGAAACAAAAGCTCGAGCAGAAGAAAAAGTGTTTAACGTTTTAGCACGGTCGCTTACAGAAGATAATATTGCGAGATTAAATGAAGTCATAAATAACGATGGGAATGGATCTAAAACCAAACTAAGCTGGCTTAAAGAAATTCCAGGGCAATCATCTCCCGATGCTTTTCTTAAAGTAATCGAACGATTAGAATTTATTCGTTCTATGCAACTTACATATAATGTCGAATCCATTCATCCTAATAAACTTCTACAAATGGCTCGTCTTGGAGCAAGGTATAATTCCCAGGCTTTACAACGTTTTAAAGAGAACAAACGGTATGCAATATTAGTGGCATACCTCTCTACCCTAAGTCAAAATCTAATTGATCAAGCTATTGAGATTCATGACAGGCAAATGATGATTTTACAGTCTAAAGGTCGTAAAGCTCAAGAAGAAATACAAAAAGTAATGGAAAGTCTTTGA
- a CDS encoding YjcZ family sporulation protein, whose protein sequence is MSDFCRKYNDFVLIVVLFILLIIVGASFMKDHY, encoded by the coding sequence ATGAGTGATTTTTGCAGAAAATACAACGATTTTGTGTTAATCGTTGTATTGTTTATCTTATTGATTATTGTAGGCGCTTCTTTCATGAAAGATCACTACTAA
- a CDS encoding DinB family protein, producing the protein MFQNLNHFLKSWEYESGATQNLLNNLTDESLKQEITSQNWNLGRIAWHTVASIHIITSNTKLRFEAQAEDWPVPDSAKFIACSYRKASEAFVQALETQWTDQTLGEHINFLGRQMPNGSLLMFLLQHQSHHRGQMTVLMRQAGLTVPGIYGPSKEEWANFGMEPPKM; encoded by the coding sequence ATGTTCCAAAACCTAAACCATTTTTTAAAATCCTGGGAGTACGAATCTGGAGCCACACAGAACCTACTGAATAATCTAACTGATGAGTCACTAAAACAGGAAATTACTTCACAGAACTGGAATTTAGGACGTATTGCTTGGCATACAGTTGCGTCCATTCATATCATTACTTCAAATACAAAATTAAGATTTGAAGCCCAAGCAGAAGATTGGCCAGTCCCTGATTCAGCTAAGTTTATAGCATGTAGTTATAGGAAAGCCAGTGAAGCATTTGTACAAGCTTTAGAAACTCAATGGACGGACCAAACTTTAGGAGAACATATCAACTTTTTGGGTAGACAAATGCCAAATGGTTCTCTTTTGATGTTCTTACTTCAGCATCAAAGTCACCATCGAGGACAAATGACTGTTCTTATGCGTCAAGCAGGATTAACTGTTCCAGGTATATATGGCCCTTCAAAAGAGGAATGGGCTAATTTTGGTATGGAACCCCCAAAAATGTAA
- a CDS encoding GNAT family N-acetyltransferase, whose product MNEREDTTAPFLFIGRTKTGNVIRLDKTISEIEKNEILTQVDNQDLGKLIFNVNMIRKINSIWLGPAYTFPEGFNMISDAIKITSENKEILAEEFPNLMRELEWKQPLYVIVQDGKAVSVCSSARKSSTAAEASVETSPRYQGQGYATRCVISWANEVKKLGLQPLYSTAWDNFSSQSVARKLNLYQYGIDLHFS is encoded by the coding sequence TTGAACGAACGTGAAGATACAACTGCACCGTTCCTTTTCATTGGACGTACTAAGACAGGAAATGTAATTCGGCTTGATAAAACTATTTCTGAAATTGAAAAGAATGAAATCCTAACACAGGTAGACAACCAGGATCTTGGAAAACTCATTTTTAATGTTAATATGATCAGGAAGATAAATTCCATATGGTTGGGACCAGCATACACCTTTCCTGAAGGCTTTAATATGATATCTGATGCAATTAAGATAACTAGTGAAAATAAAGAGATATTGGCTGAAGAATTTCCTAATCTAATGAGAGAACTAGAATGGAAACAGCCATTGTATGTTATTGTACAAGATGGTAAAGCGGTGTCCGTTTGCTCAAGTGCTAGAAAAAGTTCAACAGCTGCTGAAGCAAGTGTGGAAACATCGCCAAGGTATCAAGGTCAAGGCTATGCCACTAGATGTGTAATATCTTGGGCTAATGAAGTGAAGAAATTAGGGTTGCAGCCTCTCTATAGCACTGCCTGGGATAATTTTTCATCACAGTCTGTTGCGAGAAAACTAAACTTATATCAATATGGAATCGACTTGCATTTTAGTTGA
- a CDS encoding antibiotic biosynthesis monooxygenase, producing MILEAVMLQVKDGMEAEYEEAFLRASEIISSMKGYVSHELQRCMEAKGKYLLLVQWETLEDHTVGFRQSNEYQEWKKQLHHFYDPFPTVEHFEKVNL from the coding sequence ATGATATTGGAAGCTGTTATGCTGCAAGTTAAGGATGGGATGGAAGCTGAATATGAAGAAGCTTTTCTTAGAGCATCAGAAATTATATCTTCAATGAAAGGGTACGTATCTCACGAATTACAGCGTTGTATGGAAGCAAAGGGGAAATATTTATTACTGGTGCAATGGGAAACATTAGAAGATCATACAGTTGGATTTAGACAATCAAACGAGTATCAAGAATGGAAAAAGCAATTACATCATTTTTATGATCCCTTCCCGACAGTTGAACATTTTGAGAAGGTTAATCTTTAA
- a CDS encoding cell wall-binding repeat-containing protein: MKKELLLACGLFLAFPVGQGFAEGKTAMAEKWSALQQHQTNEMELFGFNEDEGTYYEDEPNDTLAKATPVETGYFLAGSSHNQSVNNGKDIDLYKFTLKDEEDYSLVAYTQNQREQTLKIRVLSSDGEEVAKSTLFSEDGYDLQSVESVLTPGTYYLEVTNSYSTVLNENYAIFHDVYGYGQSFERLAGEDRYETSVKISQDGWMDGEAKTAVLATGANFPDALSATPLAYRYGAPLLLTRQASLPAVVKNELVRLGVSEVFIVGGTSAVSADVEKQVKNMGIKVTRLSGTDRYSTSVKIADEIGAGAVVVATGGNFADALSIAPIAAQLEMPILLSRKDSVPGAVSTFINNWDVERSYVIGGVNAISDAAAKKLPGVKRISGADRYATNSKIIDTFIEDIDTFFTYFATGTNYPDALAGSALAAQYSSPVILTNPAKANIATKTTVEKYMDQMYVYYILGGETALPQSAIDQLFEE, encoded by the coding sequence ATGAAAAAAGAATTATTGTTAGCTTGCGGACTCTTTCTTGCATTTCCTGTGGGGCAGGGTTTTGCAGAGGGAAAAACAGCAATGGCAGAAAAATGGTCAGCTTTGCAGCAGCATCAGACAAATGAAATGGAACTATTTGGATTTAATGAAGATGAAGGAACTTATTATGAAGATGAGCCAAACGATACTTTGGCAAAAGCCACTCCTGTAGAGACTGGGTATTTTTTGGCTGGAAGCAGTCACAACCAGTCTGTTAATAATGGAAAGGATATTGATCTTTATAAATTCACATTAAAAGATGAAGAAGATTATTCTCTCGTTGCATATACTCAGAATCAAAGAGAACAAACACTTAAAATACGTGTACTTTCATCAGATGGAGAAGAAGTAGCAAAGAGCACTTTGTTCAGTGAGGATGGATATGATCTGCAAAGCGTTGAGAGCGTTCTTACACCTGGAACCTACTATTTGGAAGTCACGAATTCCTATTCAACTGTTCTTAATGAAAATTATGCAATCTTTCATGATGTTTACGGGTATGGACAATCATTTGAAAGACTCGCCGGCGAAGACCGCTATGAAACATCAGTCAAAATCTCACAGGACGGGTGGATGGACGGAGAAGCTAAAACGGCTGTCTTAGCGACTGGAGCAAACTTTCCTGATGCCCTCAGTGCAACTCCGCTTGCATACCGCTACGGTGCACCATTGCTGCTGACAAGGCAAGCATCCCTGCCAGCAGTTGTTAAAAATGAGCTTGTTCGTTTAGGCGTATCCGAAGTATTCATCGTTGGAGGCACAAGTGCTGTTTCAGCAGATGTTGAAAAACAGGTTAAGAATATGGGGATTAAAGTAACTAGACTAAGCGGTACTGACAGATATTCGACTTCTGTGAAAATTGCAGATGAAATTGGAGCAGGTGCGGTTGTAGTTGCAACAGGAGGCAACTTCGCTGATGCTTTATCAATAGCTCCGATTGCTGCTCAATTGGAAATGCCAATTCTTCTTTCTAGGAAGGATTCAGTACCAGGCGCTGTTTCAACCTTTATTAATAATTGGGATGTAGAAAGAAGCTATGTTATCGGAGGAGTTAATGCTATTTCAGATGCGGCTGCGAAAAAACTGCCCGGAGTAAAACGAATCAGCGGTGCAGACCGTTACGCAACAAACAGTAAAATTATTGATACGTTTATTGAAGACATTGATACGTTTTTCACTTATTTCGCAACTGGCACTAATTATCCTGATGCATTAGCAGGATCTGCTCTTGCAGCTCAATATTCCAGTCCTGTCATTTTGACAAATCCGGCTAAAGCGAACATAGCTACCAAAACGACAGTAGAAAAATATATGGACCAAATGTACGTCTACTATATCCTTGGAGGAGAGACAGCTCTTCCACAAAGTGCAATCGATCAATTATTTGAAGAATAG
- a CDS encoding recombinase family protein — MKIGYARVSTVGQDLASQEEILKENGCERIYVEKITGTTTKNRKELKKLLENVRPGDTVMVTKIDRLARSIIDLNKIIETLQEKKVDIFFIKDNLSFKVNETANPLQSLLFNVLGSFAQFERDIIVERTSEGRERAKLIGKHMGRPSQPRKNIEEALRLYNSRNTNGLSVKDIVKLTSVPKATLYVEIRKKRANNLE, encoded by the coding sequence ATGAAAATTGGTTATGCGAGAGTCAGTACAGTTGGCCAAGATTTAGCATCTCAAGAAGAAATCTTAAAAGAAAATGGCTGCGAACGTATCTATGTAGAAAAAATTACTGGTACGACCACTAAAAATAGAAAAGAGCTAAAAAAGTTATTAGAAAATGTGAGACCGGGTGATACAGTGATGGTGACAAAAATAGATCGTTTGGCCAGATCGATTATTGATTTAAATAAAATTATAGAAACACTACAAGAAAAAAAAGTTGATATCTTTTTTATCAAAGATAATTTATCTTTTAAGGTCAATGAAACAGCAAACCCTCTACAATCATTATTATTCAATGTTTTAGGTTCTTTTGCGCAGTTTGAAAGAGATATAATAGTTGAACGAACATCTGAAGGTAGAGAAAGAGCAAAATTGATAGGAAAACACATGGGTCGTCCTTCACAACCGAGAAAGAATATAGAAGAAGCCTTACGACTATATAATAGTAGAAACACGAATGGATTAAGTGTGAAAGACATTGTGAAACTTACTAGTGTGCCTAAAGCCACTTTATATGTGGAAATAAGAAAGAAACGTGCAAACAACCTAGAATAG
- a CDS encoding cupin domain-containing protein, whose amino-acid sequence MYYVPYMNPYPYYINVPTYNYERQSVYWTFPNEIEHANRFDSFHSYNGDGRIFLTDYGPKSFVVNINEATKQNNTYRTALWTGTHLQVTLMSLNVGEDIGLEMHPNVDQFLRIEQGQGIVQMGKSKDDLNFERNVYDDSAIMIPAGTWHNVTNTGNIPLKIYSIYAPPQHPHGTVHVTKSDAMAAE is encoded by the coding sequence ATGTATTATGTTCCTTATATGAATCCATATCCTTATTATATTAATGTACCAACGTATAACTATGAAAGACAATCTGTTTACTGGACTTTTCCTAATGAGATAGAGCATGCAAACAGATTTGATTCTTTTCACTCTTACAACGGTGATGGAAGAATTTTTTTAACAGATTATGGACCAAAATCATTTGTCGTTAATATCAATGAAGCAACGAAGCAAAACAATACCTATCGTACTGCTTTATGGACAGGAACACATTTACAAGTTACTTTAATGAGTCTCAATGTTGGCGAAGATATCGGTTTGGAAATGCATCCTAACGTTGATCAATTCTTACGTATTGAACAAGGCCAGGGGATTGTTCAAATGGGCAAGAGTAAAGATGATTTAAACTTTGAAAGAAATGTCTATGATGATTCGGCAATAATGATACCTGCTGGAACATGGCACAATGTAACTAATACAGGTAATATCCCGTTAAAAATTTACTCGATATATGCACCTCCACAACATCCACACGGTACTGTACATGTAACAAAATCCGATGCCATGGCAGCTGAATAA
- a CDS encoding recombinase family protein: MMQYTYGYARVSTKQQDLIRQLDLLSEYNCTEILTEKMSGTKTNRPELIRLKDKVRPGDSIVVESFSRLGRSTKDLIELVEYFESKNVKLISIKENFDTNTPQGKLMLTVFQAFSQFERDLIAQRTKEGLESARARGRNGGRPKVKEKQINKALNLYHSKEYSISEIVEMTGISQATLYRYIGTTRQSKEKQSPIDLENTAKIRMGLRIENNNKFVGGKGKVRESIEQFLKHHYKMEIIANEYIIYVPYTTIDALKKAVYDILGELDSEADMRNCFIEADVYCDELGLTW; the protein is encoded by the coding sequence ATGATGCAATACACTTATGGATATGCAAGAGTTAGTACCAAGCAACAAGATTTGATTCGACAACTGGATTTGTTAAGCGAATACAACTGTACCGAAATATTAACAGAAAAAATGTCAGGTACAAAAACGAACAGACCAGAACTTATTCGATTAAAGGATAAAGTTAGACCCGGAGATTCAATTGTTGTAGAAAGTTTTTCAAGATTAGGCCGAAGTACAAAAGATTTGATAGAGTTAGTTGAGTATTTTGAAAGTAAAAATGTTAAATTGATTAGCATAAAAGAGAATTTTGATACGAATACTCCACAAGGTAAACTTATGCTTACTGTATTTCAAGCATTTAGCCAATTCGAAAGGGATCTAATTGCTCAACGGACAAAAGAGGGGTTAGAGAGTGCAAGAGCCAGAGGAAGAAATGGCGGACGTCCAAAAGTGAAAGAAAAACAGATAAATAAAGCTTTAAATCTTTATCACTCTAAGGAATACAGTATTAGCGAGATTGTGGAAATGACCGGAATAAGTCAAGCAACATTGTATCGTTACATAGGAACAACACGGCAAAGCAAAGAGAAACAATCTCCTATTGATCTAGAAAACACTGCAAAAATAAGAATGGGGCTGCGAATCGAAAATAACAATAAATTTGTAGGTGGCAAAGGGAAGGTAAGAGAAAGTATCGAACAATTCCTAAAACATCATTATAAAATGGAGATCATTGCAAACGAGTATATAATCTACGTCCCCTATACAACTATCGATGCGTTAAAAAAGGCAGTGTATGATATTCTCGGTGAATTGGATAGTGAGGCTGATATGAGGAATTGTTTTATTGAGGCAGATGTTTATTGCGATGAATTAGGACTTACATGGTAA